The Candidatus Bathyarchaeota archaeon genomic interval GTTAAACTTGCTGATAGGGCGGATGCCTATCCACATGAACTTTCCGGTGGAATGCAGCAACGAGTTGCATTGGCTAGGGCATTAACTGCGGGCACAAAGTTGCTATTACTTGATGAACCCTTAGGGGCATTAGATGCTAGACTCAGAGTAGAGCTTCGGTATGAGCTTAAGAAATTCATTAAAGATCTTGGTTTAACAGCAATACATGTCACCCATGACCAAGAAGAAGCTATGACTATTTCTGATAGAATTGTAATCCTAAGAGGTGGCAGGGTGGAACAAGTAGGAAGCCCAGTAGAGATCTACTTGAAGCCTAAATCGGTTTTCATAGCACACTTCGTAGGCGAAGCAAATTTCCTCGAAGGTATAGTTGAAAGGGTCGGTGAAAACAAATCCGATGTCAGAATTCGGGGAGACAACTCAATAAGTGTTCTTAATGCGATTCACCAAAGAGGGGAAAGGGTTGTGGTTGCTGTTAGACTTGAAAACATGGTGCTTAAGCTCGGAGAAGTACCTGGCGTTAATCATCTATTCGGCCGCATTAGGAGAATCAGGTTCTTGGGCATTTCCACAAGGTACGAAGTACAATTAGATAATGGGGATATAATAACCGTAAGAGTGCCCACAGCATACGTTACGCAGCGGTATGATATAGGTGATCGAGTCACAGTTAGCTTTACCCCTGAAAAGGCAGTCGTTTACTCTTATCCTCAGGAAGGACTTATGCAAGAGTTAAGCGTTGAGTGAAAGTGTGGAAAATGCCGGAAGTTAAATTAGTAAACATCACTAAGAAATACGGTAAAGTAATCGCAGTTGACAACGTAAACCTCCAAATTCGAGATAAGGAATATGTCACAATTCTAGGACCCTCTGGCTGTGGGAAGACAACAATAATCAAAATAATCGCCGGTATTATTGACCCAGATGAAGGCGAAGTCTACATTAACGGCAAAAAGGTTAATGAAGTTCCACCTGAAGACCGTGGTGTTGGCTACGTTTTCCAAAATATTGTTCTTTTCCCAAATATGAATGTCTGGGATAATATAACCTATGGTCCCCGCGTTAAGAACTGGAACCAAACCCAGTCAAGTAAGTTAGCGCGTGAAATGCTTGAGCTGATCCGTCTCACAGTGA includes:
- a CDS encoding ABC transporter ATP-binding protein; the protein is MPEVKLINVTKRYKKITAIDHLNLHIQDKEYVTILGPTGSGKTTLLRLIAGLAEPDEGAIYIGGKLVNNLPPEERDVGYVFQNFALFPHLTVWQNVTFGPRVKRWNRERTASLGWEMLEMVKLADRADAYPHELSGGMQQRVALARALTAGTKLLLLDEPLGALDARLRVELRYELKKFIKDLGLTAIHVTHDQEEAMTISDRIVILRGGRVEQVGSPVEIYLKPKSVFIAHFVGEANFLEGIVERVGENKSDVRIRGDNSISVLNAIHQRGERVVVAVRLENMVLKLGEVPGVNHLFGRIRRIRFLGISTRYEVQLDNGDIITVRVPTAYVTQRYDIGDRVTVSFTPEKAVVYSYPQEGLMQELSVE